In Plasmodium reichenowi strain SY57 chromosome 1, whole genome shotgun sequence, the following are encoded in one genomic region:
- a CDS encoding putative membrane protein (conserved Plasmodium membrane protein, unknown function~part of same gene as PRSY57_0102000A~gap found within coding sequence), translating to YITTFNKLNVLKNNINKNNATLENEYFHTYPVLTGIGETLTTIITEGNKNFENARNVIKEVKSTIKYSFHTIDETIRNVFKDNLPKITGLITQAGKSIKGINNKYKIKERIPKYTNIILLTNVILLLPPFLILLGIIIFMIFILMGNIQKNNNFFIKLFGHFSAYFGFLTIITLSFGILFLSTSVIGGTSCILSERILKNELRFDILNNTLIDYCIKNENAPLIHDDITTSFVTKINSFDTGHIDNNINEYEKRFTILKNSFFQKSLKFMDYIWIVIMKRENNTFLNKIRNEQVKTSLLITGIINENIKYQNMQAIGIKSYLTTLNGIIFPGNIGKICFNDNICEKENNTYNITENSKTTDQKYRTIRNLISEHLRHDLDAIVELFVYKARILKEKIFDINDLDSNEKNKIGWSEYTPRNINGTQKKSIINTFLVNVIESINFSEIINFFDKMRNQFNVLKELILLKIDTLTENTKCNKLVKELIHVRKDYCNNVVLNLSTLSVYLIIFSITSFLLWYLFLFLWFYYNIKPS from the coding sequence GATACATTACAACGTTCAATAAGCTAAATGTACtaaaaaacaatataaataaaaataacgCAACTCTCGAAAACGAATATTTCCACACATATCCAGTCCTCACAGGAATCGGAGAAACACTAACAACCATTATTACTGAAGGCAATAAAAATTTCGAGAATGCTAGAAATGTTATTAAAGAAGTTAAAAGtacaataaaatattcGTTTCATACTATTGACGAAACCATAAGAAATGTATTCAAAGATAATCTACCTAAAATTACAGGATTAATAACACAAGCTGGCAAATCTATCAAAGGaataaataacaaatataaaattaaagagCGTATTCctaaatatacaaatattattttattaactaatgttattttattgttaCCACCAttcttaatattattaggtatcataatttttatgatatttattcttatgggaaatatacaaaaaaataataatttcttcataaaattatttggTCATTTCAGTGCTTACTTTGGTTTCCTCACAATAATTACTCTATCCTTTGGAATACTATTCTTAAGTACTTCAGTTATAGGAGGGACATCTTGTATTTTATCAGAAagaattttaaaaaatgaattacgttttgatatattaaataatactCTTATAGATTAttgtattaaaaatgaaaacgCACCATTAATTCACGATGATATAACAACAAGCTTTGTTACTAAAATTAATTCTTTCGATACAGGAcatatagataataatataaacgaatatgaaaaacgttttacaattttaaaaaattctttttttcagAAGTCCTTAAAATTTATGGATTATATATGGATTGTTATAATGAAACGAGAAAAcaatacatttttaaataaaataagaaatgAACAAGTCAAAACATCCTTATTAATAACAGGTATTATAAAcgaaaatattaaatatcAAAATATGCAAGCTATAGGTATCAAATCCTATTTAACTACGTTGAACGGAATTATTTTTCCTGGAAATATTGgtaaaatatgttttaatGATAACATATGTGAAAAGGAgaataatacatataatattactGAGAATTCAAAAACAACCGATCAGAAATATAGAACTATACGTAATCTAATAAGTGAACACCTTAGACATGATTTGGATGCTATTGTTGAACTCTTTGTTTATAAAGCACGTATTctaaaagaaaaaatattcgATATTAACGATCTTGATAGTAAcgaaaaaaacaaaatagGATGGAGCGAATATACACCCagaaatataaatggaacacaaaaaaaatcaatCATTAATACTTTCCTAGTAAATGTTATTGAAAGTATTAACTTTTcagaaataataaatttctTTGATAAAATGAGAAATCAATTTAATGTACTTAAAGAGCTAATTCTATTAAAAATTGATACATTAACAGAAAATAcaaaatgtaataaattaGTAAAAGAACTTATTCATGTCAGAAAAGATTATTGTAATAACGTCGTTTTGAATTTATCTACTTTATCtgtatatttaattatattttccatCACTTCATTTCTATTATGGTATCTATTTCTATTCTTGTGGTtctattataatattaaacCATCATAG
- a CDS encoding StAR-related lipid transfer protein, putative: MSLKRRKFILLSFVLLAVELIIGYDNIINNYGGLSNVVVYNKNVGINKKGDNIYKNEIKSRILKENKEESLETAAVNEKTKDVKDSCNYSTPSSVFNNDKENTSSFIKTGESYEGNNVPSQAQADAEVSLENAPENLRTKSATLINDDMLNYYLNFCDQVNNKTFPFNECTNLHTSDMVTLCKNNNDEKSKITYDLLGYGEMDDVSAYSLSYALNDVETIKDWNKNIYKLNYLNLKKSDIQEKIDKNEKINVNNFILQNEKDLPEDERKYLYLINGLPWPFKSQDTIYEVYQKYYNNKNMLLIINKSLNDVFDNNSSYARINNYENFFCIYPKSKNSYDKGVKYVMSIIYDVNIPKFIQNNILNQIFPDLIFNLHNTSIAITDKTVGTIVDLSKNEQNAWHAHSLKNVKSADTPNDELVQTDPENSYGLGFIKMIFVDGPYNLWIINVNFFKKIFGIFFNKE, translated from the coding sequence atgagtttaaaaagaagaaaatttattttgttgtCTTTTGTTTTGTTGGCTGTGGAACTTATAATTGgatatgataatattattaataattatggAGGCTTATCGAATGTAGTAGtatacaataaaaatgttggtataaataagaaaggagataatatttataaaaatgaaataaaaagtagaatattaaaagaaaataaagaagaatCTCTTGAGACTGCTGCTGTTAATGAAAAGACAAAAGATGTAAAAGATTCTTGCAACTATTCAACACCCTCATCAGtatttaataatgataaagaGAATACTTCAAGTTTTATAAAAACTGGTGAATCATATGAAGGGAATAATGTTCCGTCTCAAGCTCAAGCAGATGCAGAAGTAAGTTTAGAAAATGCACCAGAAAATTTAAGAACAAAAAGTGCAACTTtaataaatgatgatatgttaaattattatttaaatttttgtGATCAagttaataataaaacgTTTCCTTTTAATGAATGTACAAATTTACATACATCAGATATGGTAACtttatgtaaaaataataatgatgagAAAAGTAAAATTACATATGATTTATTAGGATATGGAGAAATGGATGATGTTTCAGCATATTCTTTAAGCTATGCTTTAAATGACGTTGAAACTATTAAAGATTGgaataagaatatatacaaattaaattatttaaatttaaaaaaatcCGATATTCAAGAAAAAatagataaaaatgaaaaaattaatgttaataactttattttacaaaatgaaaaagatcTTCCAGAAGatgaaagaaaatatttatatcttatTAATGGACTTCCTTGGCCTTTTAAAAGTCAGGATACTATATATGAAGTGtatcaaaaatattataataataaaaatatgttattaattattaacaAATCATTAAATGATGtttttgataataatagtagttATGCTagaattaataattatgaaaacTTTTTCTGTATCTATCCAAAAAGTAAAAATTCATATGATAAAGGAGTAAAATATGTTATGTCCATTATATATGATGTTAATATTCCTAAAtttattcaaaataatatacttAATCAAATATTTCCAGATCTTATATTTAACTTACATAACACATCTATAGCCATCACAGATAAAACTGTAGGAACCATAGTCGACTTGtcaaaaaatgaacaaaacGCTTGGCATGCACATAGTTTAAAAAACGTTAAGTCAGCAGATACTCCAAACGATGAACTTGTACAAACGGATCCAGAAAATTCTTATGGATTGGGgtttattaaaatgataTTTGTTGATGGCCCTTATAATTTATGGATCATCAACGTTaacttttttaaaaaaatatttggtatattttttaataaggAGTAA